A region of the Panthera leo isolate Ple1 chromosome F2, P.leo_Ple1_pat1.1, whole genome shotgun sequence genome:
CCGGCACCACTGGACTTCCTCCTGGCCTCGGTAGGCCCGCTTCAGGCCCCGGGGAAGGCAGCGGCAGGACTCCAGGTTGAGGTACAGCAGGCCTGGGCAGCTGCTGATCACAGAGCTGTGGGGCAGGGCAGGCCACGGGGAGTTGAGCCACTGGCTCCAAAAGACCCAGGCCCTGGCAGGGCTCGGCCCGGTAAGGAGCCCTCTCTGCCCATGCCACGACTGGCTTTGCCACCCCCAGCCACTGAGGCCCAAGCCCAGTACCCCCTTGGCGTCCCTAAGGTCAATCCTGAGCAGGGGCTTGGTCCGTATGTGCTCCCCTTTTGGATCCCTGAAGCTTGCAAACCAGGCTTGTCAGGGAGGCAAGCTGCACTGATTGCAAGGagcgagggaggggaggctgaccTGACTGTGCTCGGCGTGACCCGCGTGCCCCTGAGGTTGAGCGAGCACAAGGCTGGGTGTGAGGCCCCAGGCGTGACTGAGAAGGCGGCCAAGGCCTGCTCCAGGTCCTTCTCGCTGAAGCCCTGGCCACTCAGGTCCAGTTCCCGCAGAGCGTGGCACCATTTCTGGGTCAACAGATGGCTGCCCTCTTTGGCTAGAGTCAGCCGGTCTGACGTGCCATAAAGACCCAGGTGAAGCTGCTCCAGGTCTGGAGGTGAAGAGCAGCCGTGAGCTGTGGGGTGGGCAAGGGTACCCACACCCCTCCTGCCAGAGAAAGCTGACCTTGACATGGCAGATCACGCAGGCCACCAGGTGTGATGCGGGCACAGCCGCGAAGATCCAGCAGGCGCAGGTTAGGGGAATCGCGGAGCAGGCGGCCCAGGGCTTCGTTGCTTACAAAGTTGCAGCTGGAGCCGGCGAGGCAGAGCTCCTCAAGACTGGGGAAGCCTGGGCCAGGAGTCACCACTCGCCCGGAAGGCTTGGGCAGCCACATCAAGTTCAGTAGCCGCAGCACCTGGAGCAAGGCCTAGgctgcaggtggggagggagagtggcAGGTGGGAGAAGAGGGGTGTCAGGTACCTGCAGCTGGGGGCAGCCTTTCTGCAGGGCCTCGACAGGCAGCTGGAGAGGAGTGCTGTTGCGGTTGATGCCAGTGCTCACCTCCAGGACCCGGAGCTGGGGGCAGCAGCCGCCCTACAGAGGTGGAAGAGAACACAGGGTCAGTGGCCTGGCTGACCTGGCTCAGCGTCCGGTTCTGCTCCTACCTGTCACCAACCTACCAGCAGCGCACCCAAGATGGCTGTCGTCTGGGAGCTGTAAGTCAGCCACAGCTTGCACATTCGGGGCCCTGCCTCCTCCAAGAAGCTCACCACGGCTGTAGACTCCACCTGGGAACCCAGCACATGGGGACCTGTCACCTCGGCCCAGGCTTCTTCAGGGCCCCTGGGGACATAGGG
Encoded here:
- the FBXL6 gene encoding F-box/LRR-repeat protein 6 isoform X2; protein product: MAPGVARRARRRPPRSVRSARPVGVRARSAEDWWWDRLAPSGSGYHLLQSDSMLLVLPGPGPARTRVQRRAARRTQRPVPPASRAAAVKARSRPAPVSEPQQGPDPGWGDRIPLEILLQIFGLLVASDGPMPFLGRAARVCRRWHEAASQPALWHTVTLSPPLAGRLAKSGAKAEKKLLASLEWLMPNRFSQLQRLTLIHWKSQVHPVLKLVSESCPRLTFLKLSDCHGVTPDTLVMLAKACPQLHSLDIQHSMVESTAVVSFLEEAGPRMCKLWLTYSSQTTAILGALLGGCCPQLRVLEVSTGINRNSTPLQLPVEALQKGCPQLQVLRLLNLMWLPKPSGRVVTPGPGFPSLEELCLAGSSCNFVSNEALGRLLRDSPNLRLLDLRGCARITPGGLRDLPCQDLEQLHLGLYGTSDRLTLAKEGSHLLTQKWCHALRELDLSGQGFSEKDLEQALAAFSVTPGASHPALCSLNLRGTRVTPSTVSSVISSCPGLLYLNLESCRCLPRGLKRAYRGQEEVQWCREQLLTSPPPSS
- the FBXL6 gene encoding F-box/LRR-repeat protein 6 isoform X1; translated protein: MAPGVARRARRRPPRSVRSARPVGVRARSAEDWWWDRLAPSGSGYHLLQSDSMLLVLPGPGPARTRVQRRAARRTQRPVPPASRAAAVKARSRPAPVSEPQQGPDPGWGDRIPLEILLQIFGLLVASDGPMPFLGRAARVCRRWHEAASQPALWHTVTLSPPLAGRLAKSGAKAEKKLLASLEWLMPNRFSQLQRLTLIHWKSQVHPVLKLVSESCPRLTFLKLSDCHGVTPDTLVMLAKACPQLHSLDIQHSMVESTAVVSFLEEAGPRMCKLWLTYSSQTTAILGALLGGCCPQLRVLEVSTGINRNSTPLQLPVEALQKGCPQLQALLQVLRLLNLMWLPKPSGRVVTPGPGFPSLEELCLAGSSCNFVSNEALGRLLRDSPNLRLLDLRGCARITPGGLRDLPCQDLEQLHLGLYGTSDRLTLAKEGSHLLTQKWCHALRELDLSGQGFSEKDLEQALAAFSVTPGASHPALCSLNLRGTRVTPSTVSSVISSCPGLLYLNLESCRCLPRGLKRAYRGQEEVQWCREQLLTSPPPSS